A window of the Oncorhynchus kisutch isolate 150728-3 linkage group LG12, Okis_V2, whole genome shotgun sequence genome harbors these coding sequences:
- the mrpl19 gene encoding large ribosomal subunit protein bL19m, producing the protein MAACTRRLDKVMFSIRLLRNIQQKNERFLSTSMRRLDEGSDGGKPTKFTPPPKPVIIDKTQSEASLRKFLSPEFIPPRQRINPLKFAIERKDMIQRRKVLNIPEFYVGSVLAVTMADPHASGKTNRFMGICIQRGGHGLGATFVLRNIIDGQGVEICYEMYSPRLQQLEVLKLEKRLDNNLMYLRDALPEYSTVNLDMKPVPHSVTGDVPVNKTRVRMRPKPWSKRWERPKYNVQGIRFDLCLSPEKLEHAQKWAEPWREYDMLKEYDTTALEERFLKEVQTEMSKSTCP; encoded by the exons ATGGCTGCTTGCACAAGAAGGCTTGACAAAGTTATGTTTTCAATAAGGCTGTTACGGAATATACAACAGAAAAATGAAC GTTTCTTGTCCACGTCTATGCGTCGTCTCGACGAGGGGAGTGACGGTGGCAAGCCAACAAAATTCACCCCTCCACCAAAACCTGTCATAATTGACAAAACACAATCCGAGGCTTCACTGCGAAA GTTCCTGAGTCCAGAATTCATCCCTCCCCGACAGAGAATAAACCCACTGAAGTTCGCCATTGAGCGCAAAGacatgatccagaggaggaaagTGCTCAACATTCCGGAGTTTTATGTTG GGAGTGTCTTAGCTGTGACCATGGCGGACCCTCATGCCAGCGGCAAAACCAACCGCTTTATGGGCATCTGCATCCAGAGAGGTGGCCATGGACTGGGAGCCACATTTGTCCTTAGGAATATCATCGACGGCCAAG gagtTGAGATCTGCTATGAAATGTATAGCCCACGGCTGCAGCAGCTGGAGGTGCTGAAGCTGGAGAAAAGGCTGGACAACAATCTGATGTACCTGAGAGATGCCCTGCCCGAGTACAGCACCGTGAACTTGGACATGAAGCCTGTGCCCCACTCTGTCACCGGGGACGTGCCCGTCAATAAA ACCAGAGTGCGGATGCGTCCTAAGCCGTGGTCCAAGCGCTGGGAGCGGCCCAAGTACAACGTGCAGGGCATCCGCTTCGACCTGTGTCTGTCGCCCGAGAAGCTGGAGCACGCCCAGAAGTGGGCGGAGCCCTGGCGGGAGTATGACATGCTGAAAGAGTACGACACCACGGCCCTGGAGGAGCGCTTCCTTAAGGAGGTGCAGACAGAGATGAGCAAGTCAACATGCCCCTAA